From the genome of Cedecea lapagei, one region includes:
- a CDS encoding SDR family oxidoreductase, whose protein sequence is MTDFLTLKGKRALVTSGTKGAGAATVALFRELGAQVMTVARHQPEGINDEAFVAADLCTLEGCEKLVNAVQERLGGVDIIVHMLGGSSAPAGGYAALEEEHWQQELALNLLPAVRLDRALLPGMTARGNGVIIHVSSIQRILPLPEATTAYAAAKAALSAYSKSLSKEVAPKGVRVLRVAPGWIETEASVRFAERLASEAGTDYEGGKKIIMDSLGGIPLGRPAKPEEVANLIAFLASERAAAITGTEYIIDGGTVPTV, encoded by the coding sequence ATGACTGACTTTTTGACGCTGAAAGGCAAGAGAGCGCTGGTGACGTCCGGCACCAAAGGCGCAGGCGCGGCGACCGTGGCGCTGTTCCGTGAGCTGGGCGCTCAGGTGATGACCGTGGCCCGCCATCAACCTGAAGGGATTAACGACGAGGCGTTTGTCGCGGCGGATCTCTGCACGCTGGAAGGTTGTGAAAAACTGGTTAATGCGGTGCAGGAACGGCTTGGTGGCGTGGATATTATCGTGCATATGCTCGGTGGCTCCTCGGCGCCGGCCGGAGGCTATGCGGCGCTTGAGGAAGAGCACTGGCAACAGGAGCTTGCGCTAAACCTGCTGCCGGCGGTGCGTCTCGATCGTGCTTTGCTGCCGGGTATGACGGCTCGCGGTAACGGCGTGATTATCCACGTTTCCTCTATCCAGCGTATTTTGCCGCTGCCGGAGGCGACCACCGCTTATGCTGCCGCTAAAGCGGCGCTTTCTGCCTACAGCAAAAGCCTGTCAAAAGAGGTTGCGCCGAAGGGCGTTCGCGTTCTGCGCGTCGCGCCGGGCTGGATTGAAACTGAGGCTTCCGTGCGTTTTGCCGAGCGCCTGGCCTCAGAGGCCGGTACCGATTATGAAGGCGGCAAAAAAATCATCATGGATTCACTGGGCGGGATCCCGCTTGGACGCCCGGCAAAACCGGAAGAGGTGGCAAACCTGATAGCCTTCCTCGCTTCAGAGCGAGCTGCCGCAATTACCGGCACGGAGTACATTATTGACGGCGGAACGGTGCCGACCGTCTAG
- a CDS encoding type 1 glutamine amidotransferase domain-containing protein, with translation MTNLKSAKIHMSRKAIASTVLLASLASIGAAHAAERGKVLVVLSSAQNLTLRDGKTYPVGYYIDELEAPLHKLIDAGYTPVFANPQGNAVTFDAASNNKMFYGGSDEKRSAAVKYLDNVSALKHPQTFKNILKGGTGEYVGVMIPGGWSPVQDLATDKDLGKILIAFHKAGKPTGIICHGPAALLSTLPDPVAFTKAMKENKLEEANALAKAWPYQGYHLTVFSRSEESATEGAKSQLGGYVPYYVADGLAQAGAQVDRKALWAVNIVEDRELISGQQPFSSDAFAEAFVSRLNKTTAQKA, from the coding sequence ATGACAAACCTGAAATCAGCAAAAATTCATATGAGCCGCAAGGCTATTGCGTCAACCGTTCTTCTGGCATCGCTGGCATCAATAGGTGCCGCGCATGCAGCAGAACGCGGCAAAGTCCTGGTGGTGCTGTCGAGCGCTCAAAATCTGACGCTGCGCGACGGAAAAACTTACCCGGTGGGGTACTACATTGATGAACTCGAAGCGCCGCTGCATAAACTGATTGATGCGGGCTATACCCCGGTATTTGCGAATCCCCAGGGAAATGCGGTGACCTTTGATGCCGCATCGAATAATAAAATGTTCTATGGTGGCAGCGACGAGAAACGAAGCGCGGCGGTGAAATACCTGGATAACGTGTCCGCACTTAAACATCCCCAAACCTTCAAAAACATTCTCAAAGGCGGTACGGGTGAGTATGTGGGCGTCATGATCCCGGGCGGTTGGTCGCCGGTGCAGGACCTGGCTACAGATAAGGATCTTGGCAAAATACTCATCGCCTTTCACAAGGCTGGTAAACCTACCGGGATCATTTGCCATGGCCCGGCAGCGTTGCTATCAACTCTGCCCGACCCAGTGGCGTTCACAAAAGCCATGAAGGAGAACAAGCTTGAAGAGGCCAACGCCCTTGCCAAAGCGTGGCCTTATCAGGGTTATCACCTGACGGTCTTTTCACGCTCTGAAGAGAGCGCCACCGAGGGGGCCAAAAGCCAGCTAGGCGGCTATGTTCCGTATTATGTGGCTGATGGGCTGGCTCAGGCTGGCGCGCAGGTCGATCGCAAGGCCCTGTGGGCGGTGAACATCGTGGAGGACCGCGAGCTTATCAGCGGCCAACAGCCCTTCTCATCAGATGCCTTTGCTGAGGCTTTTGTCTCCAGGCTGAACAAAACGACGGCGCAAAAAGCGTAA
- a CDS encoding GlxA family transcriptional regulator: MHTIGFVITDHFQSMALASLSVFEVANKVNGEPFYQTHVLSEKGGVIVSSAGFSVLSEAFDSRHLDTLIVAGGDRVLNGTPQTVLDFIQANARVSRRVASICSGAFALAQAGLLEHKRATTHWLYSRQLQADFPKIEVDEDRIYTINGNIWTSAGMTAGIDLGLAMVERDLGEEPAHRVAQALVVYHRRAGGQSQHSTLLELESKSDRIQTVLTYARQNLASTLSVEELADIAHLSPRQFSRAFKAETGQSPAQAVENLRLEAARFMMEQGRHTIEQIASQTGFVDRRRMREAFLRHFGLPPQTIRRNARQLPVR, from the coding sequence ATGCATACCATCGGCTTTGTTATTACGGACCATTTCCAGTCAATGGCGCTTGCCTCCCTGTCGGTGTTTGAAGTTGCCAACAAGGTGAATGGCGAGCCGTTCTACCAGACCCACGTGCTTTCAGAGAAAGGGGGCGTAATCGTCTCTTCGGCCGGCTTCTCGGTGCTGTCGGAGGCTTTTGATAGCCGCCATCTGGACACGCTTATTGTCGCTGGCGGCGATCGAGTGCTGAACGGCACGCCGCAAACGGTGCTCGATTTTATTCAGGCCAATGCCCGGGTTTCCCGCCGTGTCGCCTCCATCTGTTCAGGGGCTTTTGCCCTCGCTCAGGCCGGCCTGTTGGAACATAAACGCGCGACGACGCACTGGCTTTATTCGCGCCAGCTTCAGGCTGATTTTCCCAAAATCGAGGTTGATGAAGACCGCATTTACACCATCAATGGCAATATCTGGACCTCCGCCGGGATGACTGCAGGTATCGATCTGGGTTTAGCCATGGTGGAACGTGACCTGGGGGAAGAGCCGGCACACCGCGTCGCTCAGGCTCTGGTGGTTTACCATCGACGTGCAGGCGGGCAGTCCCAGCACTCCACCCTGCTTGAGCTGGAGTCCAAGTCTGACCGCATTCAGACCGTGCTGACCTATGCACGGCAAAACCTGGCTTCCACCCTCAGCGTCGAAGAACTTGCCGATATCGCGCATCTCAGCCCACGACAGTTTAGCCGGGCTTTTAAAGCGGAAACCGGGCAGTCGCCCGCCCAGGCGGTGGAAAATCTGAGGCTCGAAGCAGCACGATTTATGATGGAGCAAGGCCGGCACACTATCGAACAAATTGCCAGTCAGACGGGCTTTGTGGACCGTCGCCGCATGCGTGAAGCTTTTTTAAGACACTTCGGTTTACCCCCTCAAACCATCCGCCGCAATGCCCGCCAGCTCCCGGTGAGATAA
- a CDS encoding toxin-antitoxin system HicB family antitoxin, producing MSTVKRDVRPPKSGKSPAFQMRITPELKAQFEVAAKDAGMSLGNWLKELGRKELERLGNCEYLSS from the coding sequence ATGTCAACAGTGAAAAGGGATGTAAGACCGCCAAAGTCAGGCAAATCTCCAGCATTTCAGATGCGCATCACACCAGAACTGAAAGCTCAATTTGAAGTTGCAGCGAAAGACGCTGGCATGAGCCTTGGGAATTGGTTGAAGGAGTTAGGGCGGAAGGAATTGGAGCGGTTGGGAAACTGTGAGTATTTATCATCATGA
- a CDS encoding DUF3732 domain-containing protein, with translation MKCFIKHIGVCDKKGNSHSVKFNQGVNIITGKSSTGKSAILEIFDYCFGSTDDSLPEGVITENSDIYFTILRIVGTYLILGRKYDSNYAYIIESNIIYDSAGNLITNTSYFEKHTMLPLKDFKKELGRYFNVTLTSVDEEPLNYYQNRKKATPSVRSFMSFILQHQNLIANKHALFYRFDEKEKRDQAIEHLPIFLGFAKQEFFILKQEQYEIEAKLKKINIILPKKNEDNERKKSELNYLLGTYSTLSGNKLINITAEEIIKSPEIYLNEIRRRDILINAEKTSLYETLNELEKKRSDLYIQKRELERERVLIQSGILNIDDYSEKIERINTPEKIEVQISHCPFCNQQHQKIADHVNQFHKAVEWLNSELSSTPYTRESFDEYDRNLAVKIAKINVDLKSFDAEINNINSETKLLRIGNQSLIGLVNESKFRIILYIEKLIKNEKNLLQEEKGILEKKLVKINNRLKSFNVDHKMHEAENILCNFMNEFGKNLDFEPHYKPINLRFSFNSFDLWHEKNDEKRVYLRSMGSGANWLYCHLSLFVGLQRLFCELIDTCKIPPILFLDQPSQVYFPSIDDSKDTFHPEKLSFRKDKHLNHDMDAVKTFFKELINFCEETKVKTGYKPQIIISDHVDNIDFESNLIFEDYVVARWRKRGFIKVG, from the coding sequence ATGAAATGCTTTATCAAACACATTGGAGTATGTGATAAAAAAGGCAACTCTCATTCTGTAAAATTTAATCAAGGTGTAAATATTATAACAGGAAAATCTTCAACAGGGAAAAGTGCAATATTAGAAATATTCGATTATTGCTTTGGTTCAACTGATGATAGTTTGCCTGAAGGGGTTATCACCGAGAATTCAGATATTTATTTCACAATTCTTAGAATTGTTGGAACATATCTTATCTTAGGTAGAAAATATGATTCTAACTATGCGTACATAATTGAGTCAAACATAATTTATGATAGTGCTGGCAATCTAATTACTAATACTAGTTATTTTGAAAAGCACACCATGCTACCTCTTAAAGATTTTAAAAAAGAGTTAGGGCGGTACTTTAATGTGACATTAACATCCGTTGATGAAGAACCGTTAAATTATTATCAAAATAGAAAAAAAGCCACACCTTCTGTAAGAAGCTTTATGTCTTTTATATTACAACATCAAAACTTAATTGCAAATAAGCACGCTCTATTTTACCGTTTCGATGAGAAAGAAAAAAGAGATCAAGCAATTGAACATCTTCCTATATTTTTAGGTTTTGCAAAGCAAGAATTCTTTATTTTAAAACAAGAACAATATGAAATAGAAGCAAAATTAAAAAAAATAAATATAATTTTGCCCAAAAAGAACGAAGATAATGAGCGGAAAAAATCCGAACTTAATTACTTGTTAGGTACCTATTCAACTCTGTCTGGAAATAAATTAATAAATATTACTGCAGAAGAAATTATAAAATCACCAGAAATTTATCTTAATGAAATACGCCGTAGAGATATTTTAATAAATGCCGAAAAGACTAGCTTATATGAAACATTAAATGAATTAGAAAAAAAACGTTCCGATCTTTATATACAAAAAAGAGAGTTAGAAAGGGAAAGAGTTTTAATCCAAAGTGGCATATTAAATATTGACGATTATTCAGAAAAAATTGAAAGGATAAATACACCTGAAAAAATCGAAGTTCAAATATCGCATTGCCCGTTTTGCAATCAACAACATCAAAAAATAGCTGATCATGTCAATCAATTTCATAAAGCAGTAGAATGGCTCAACTCCGAACTCTCAAGTACACCATATACCCGAGAGTCATTCGACGAATATGATCGAAACTTAGCGGTCAAAATAGCAAAAATTAATGTTGATTTAAAATCTTTTGATGCTGAAATTAACAATATCAACTCTGAAACAAAATTATTACGAATTGGTAATCAAAGTCTTATTGGTTTAGTAAATGAATCAAAATTCAGAATTATATTATATATTGAAAAACTAATTAAAAATGAAAAAAACTTATTACAAGAAGAGAAAGGGATATTAGAAAAAAAACTCGTAAAAATTAACAACCGTTTAAAAAGTTTTAATGTTGATCATAAAATGCATGAAGCCGAAAATATTTTATGCAATTTCATGAACGAGTTTGGTAAGAATTTGGATTTTGAACCTCATTATAAACCAATCAATCTCAGATTTTCATTTAATTCATTTGATCTGTGGCATGAAAAAAATGATGAGAAAAGAGTATATTTAAGATCTATGGGAAGCGGTGCTAATTGGTTATACTGTCACCTTTCATTATTTGTAGGTCTGCAAAGGCTTTTTTGTGAATTAATAGATACGTGTAAAATTCCACCTATATTATTCTTAGACCAACCAAGCCAAGTTTATTTTCCTAGTATTGATGACTCAAAAGATACTTTCCATCCTGAAAAATTATCTTTTAGAAAAGACAAACATTTAAACCACGATATGGATGCGGTAAAGACATTCTTTAAAGAGCTTATTAATTTTTGCGAAGAGACAAAAGTTAAAACAGGCTATAAACCACAAATTATAATATCAGATCATGTCGACAATATAGATTTCGAATCCAATTTAATATTTGAAGATTATGTTGTTGCGAGATGGAGAAAAAGAGGTTTTATTAAAGTAGGCTGA
- a CDS encoding three component ABC system middle component: MSTAITHLSTLYFSPITLKEHIIEFYSIAPKTNKNILLAYLILPLHFTPDAISFLRNAKSTSSLLTYTNNKKRLVGLQSKVNSMKDLTNQCLQMSIDNEDIIINEHLSVVLTQHKIDFFNKKKQNKEILSMVKILCNTDILTVYKQLGIKNI; this comes from the coding sequence ATGAGCACTGCTATTACACATTTATCAACGTTATATTTCAGCCCCATTACTCTTAAAGAACATATAATTGAATTTTATTCAATCGCCCCAAAGACTAATAAAAACATATTGTTGGCATATTTAATTCTACCATTGCATTTCACGCCAGATGCGATTTCTTTCTTGCGGAATGCCAAAAGTACGAGTTCCTTGTTAACTTATACCAATAATAAAAAAAGATTAGTTGGGTTACAAAGTAAAGTTAATAGCATGAAAGATTTAACCAATCAATGTTTACAAATGTCAATTGATAACGAAGACATTATCATTAATGAGCATCTTTCAGTCGTTCTTACACAACATAAGATAGACTTTTTTAATAAAAAAAAACAAAATAAAGAAATATTAAGTATGGTGAAAATATTATGCAATACAGATATTTTGACCGTGTATAAACAACTTGGAATTAAAAATATATGA